One Equus caballus isolate H_3958 breed thoroughbred chromosome 14, TB-T2T, whole genome shotgun sequence DNA segment encodes these proteins:
- the OR2AI6 gene encoding olfactory receptor family 2 subfamily AI member 6 → METTNDSTGGDFILVGFSERPELELILSLFVLIFYTITLLGNVTIILLSILDARLHTAMYFFLRNLSVLDLCFTTSTVPQMLVNMWGGNKKISYAGCMVQYWLALALGSTECVLLAVMAVDRYVAVCWPLHYASIMYPKLCHLLAAVSWSSGFANSFLQSSMAMVLPRCGNRHVDHFFCELLIIVKLSCIDTGPTESKMFIARLTILGMPVSIILTSYVCIARAVIKMHSAKGRKKAFGTCASHLMVVSLFYGTIMFLYLQPKDNYSQDQSKALAVLYMILAPTLNPLIYTLRNKDVKKAVRRVMGKEQV, encoded by the coding sequence ATGGAAACAACCAATGATAGCACAGGCGGAGATTTCATCTTAGTGGGCTTCTCTGAGCGACCTGAGTTGGAGTTGATCCTCTCCCTCTTTGTCCTGATATTCTATACAATAACGCTTCTGGGGAATGTGACCATCATCCTACTCTCTATCTTGGATGCTCGACTCCACACagccatgtacttcttcctcagaAACCTCTCTGTTCTTGACCTCTGCTTCACAACCAGCACTGTGCCCCAGATGCTAGTGAACATGTGGGGAGGCAACAAGAAGATCAGCTATGCTGGCTGCATGGTCCAGTACTGGTTGGCCTTGGCACTTGGCTCCACTGAGTGCGTGCTCCTTGCAGTGATGGCAGTTGACCGCTATGTTGCAGTTTGCTGGCCTCTACACTATGCCTCCATCATGTACCCTAAGCTGTGCCACCTCCTGGCTGCAGTTTCCTGGTCCTCTGGCTTTGCCAACTCCTTTCTACAGTCCTCAATGGCCATGGTGCTGCCTCGATGTGGAAACCGGCACGTGGACCATTTCTTCTGTGAGCTGCTGATCATTGTTAAACTCTCCTGCATTGATACTGGCCCAACAGAGTCCAAAATGTTTATTGCCCGGCTGACCATCCTAGGCATGCCTGTCTCCATCATCCTGACTTCTTATGTGTGCATTGCCAGGGCAGTAATAAAAATGCACTcagcaaagggaaggaaaaaggccTTTGgaacctgtgcctcccacctaaTGGTGGTCTCACTCTTCTATGGGACCATTATGTTTTTGTATCTGCAGCCAAAGGACAACTACTCCCAGGACCAGAGCAAAGCACTGGCGGTGCTCTACATGATCCTTGCACCCACCCTCAATCCCCTGATCTACACGCTGAGGAACAAAGATGTGAAGAAAGCAGTCAGGAGGGTCATGGGAAAGGAGCAGGTGTAG